Proteins encoded in a region of the Carassius gibelio isolate Cgi1373 ecotype wild population from Czech Republic chromosome B5, carGib1.2-hapl.c, whole genome shotgun sequence genome:
- the LOC127957401 gene encoding aldehyde dehydrogenase, mitochondrial produces the protein MLRTVISRTFPQVFRISACQHSTIPAPNVHPDVHYNKIFINNEWHDAVSKKTFPTINPATGEVICHVAEGDKADVEKAVKAAKDAFKLGSPWRRMDASHRGLLLSRLADCIERDAAYLAELETLDNGKPYAISYSVDVPMVVKCLRYYAGWADKWEGKTIPIDGDYFCYTRHEPIGVCGQIIPWNFPLLMQAWKLGPALATGNTVVMKVAEQTPLTALYVASLIKEVGFPAGVVNIVPGMGPTAGAAIASHMDVDKVAFTGSTDVGHLILKASSDSNLKKVTLELGGKSPNIILSDANMEEAVEQSHFALFFNQGQCCCAGSRTYVQESIYDEFLERSVERAKKRIVGDPFNFNTEQGPQVDEQQFQKILGYISSGKSEGAKLMCGGGPAADRGYFIQPTIFSDVKDGMKIAREEIFGPVMQILKFKSLEEVIERANDSKYGLAAAVFTQNIDKAHYISSGLRAGTVWINCYDVFGVQAPFGGYKASGIGRELGEYGLDNYTEVKTVTIKVPQKNS, from the exons ATTTTCATTAACAATGAATGGCACGATGCAGTGAGCAAGAAAACTTTTCCAACCATCAATCCTGCTACTGGTGAAGTTATCTGCCACGTCGCAGAGGGCGATAAG GCGGATGTGGAAAAAGCTGTCAAGGCTGCCAAAGATGCCTTCAAGCTGGGGTCTCCCTGGCGGCGTATGGATGCGTCCCACCGTGGGCTGCTCTTGAGCCGGTTAGCAGACTGCATAGAGAGAGACGCTGCCTATTTAGCT gAACTAGAGACTCTTGACAATGGAAAACCATATGCAATCTCCTACTCTGTGGACGTGCCTATGGTGGTCAAATGCTTGAG GTATTACGCTGGCTGGGCAGACAAATGGGAGGGGAAGACCATTCCCATTGATGGTGATTACTTCTGCTACACCAGGCATGAGCCCATTGGAGTGTGTGGCCAAATTATCCCT TGGAACTTCCCTCTGTTGATGCAGGCCTGGAAACTCGGTCCTGCTCTGGCCACAGGAAACACAGTAGTGATGAAGGTGGCAGAACAGACGCCTCTCACTGCGCTCTATGTTGCCAGTCTGATCAAAGAG GTGGGTTTCCCTGCTGGTGTTGTTAACATTGTCCCAGGAATGGGTCCCACAGCAGGAGCAGCCATCGCATCTCACATGGATGTGGACAAAGTAGCGTTCACCGGCTCCACTGAT GTAGGTCACCTCATCTTGAAAGCTTCAAGTGACAGTAATCTGAAGAAGGTCACACTGGAGCTGGGAGGAAAGAGTCCAAACATCATTCTATCAGATGCTAATA TGGAGGAGGCAGTGGAGCAGTCCCATTTTGCCCTGTTCTTCAACCAAGGCCAGTGCTGTTGTGCAGGCTCCCGCACGTATGTACAGGAGAGCATCTATGATGAGTTTCTTGAGCGAAGCGTAGAGAGAGCTAAGAAGAGGATTGTGGGAGATCCCTTTAACTTCAACACGGAGCAGGGTCCCCAG GTGGATGAGCAACAGTTCCAGAAGATTCTTGGCTACATCAGCAGTGGGAAGAGTGAGGGCGCTAAGCTCATGTGCGGCGGCGGACCGGCAGCTGACCGTGGTTACTTCATCCAGCCTACTATCTTCAGTGATGTTAAAGATGGCATGAAAATTGCTCGGGAGGAG ATCTTTGGACCCGTCATGCAGATTCTGAAGTTTAAATCTTTAGAGGAAGTGATTGAGAGAGCCAATGACAGCAAATACGGCCTTGCAGCTGCTGTTTTTACCCAAAACATTGATAAGGCCCATTACATATCCAGCGGCCTGCGCGCTGGCACTGTTTG gatTAACTGTTATGACGTGTTTGGAGTTCAGGCTCCGTTTGGAGGATACAAGGCCTCAGGAATTGGTCGTGAGTTAGGAGAGTACGGACTGGACAACTACACAGAGGTCAAAACG GTTACAATTAAGGTCCCTCAGAAAAATTCGTAA